In Mycobacterium stomatepiae, the following are encoded in one genomic region:
- the kstR gene encoding cholesterol catabolism transcriptional regulator KstR has translation MAVLAESELGSEAQRERRKRILDATMAIASKGGYEAVQMRAVADRADVAVGTLYRYFPSKVHLLVSALGREFSRIDAKTDRSAMAGGTPFQRLNFMVGKLNRAMQRNPLLTEAMARAYVFADASAASEVDQVEKLIDSMFARAMSDGEPTEDQYHIARVISDVWLSNLLAWLTRRASATDVSKRLDLAVRLLIGDTESAG, from the coding sequence GTGGCGGTACTGGCTGAATCCGAGTTGGGCTCGGAGGCACAACGCGAGCGTCGCAAGCGCATCCTGGACGCCACGATGGCCATCGCGTCGAAGGGTGGCTACGAGGCAGTTCAGATGCGCGCGGTCGCGGATCGAGCGGACGTGGCGGTGGGGACGCTGTACCGGTATTTCCCCTCGAAGGTGCACCTGCTGGTGTCGGCCCTGGGCCGGGAGTTCAGCCGCATCGACGCGAAGACCGACCGTTCCGCGATGGCGGGTGGCACGCCGTTCCAGCGGCTGAATTTCATGGTCGGCAAGCTCAACCGGGCGATGCAGCGCAACCCGCTACTCACCGAGGCGATGGCCCGCGCGTACGTGTTCGCCGACGCCTCGGCGGCCAGTGAGGTCGACCAGGTAGAAAAGCTGATCGACAGCATGTTCGCCCGCGCGATGAGCGACGGCGAACCGACCGAGGACCAGTACCACATCGCCCGGGTGATCTCCGATGTGTGGCTGTCCAACCTGCTGGCCTGGCTGACCCGTCGCGCCTCGGCGACCGACGTCAGCAAGCGGCTGGATCTGGCCGTGCGGTTGCTGATCGGCGACACGGAGTCGGCTGGCTAG